The segment GCCTCTTATGCGCGTCTCTTTGAACACATCGTTATAAGAGAGGGCGACCACAAGGGTGCGCTACTACGCGAGGTTTAGGTACAAAAAAAGACAAAGACCACTTTCGTGGACTTTGTCAACAGTCTCAGAACGCCTAAAGGCGTTCTTGTGCATCCAATATGTTTTTTTTGTTGTTCACGACATAAAATCCGATCCTATTGATGGTATCCTCGCGGTTGTACTCAAAGAGCGTTCCGTCCATCTGCCTGACAATACCGCCGGCTTCGTGTACGATCAGATCCATAGGCGCGGTATCCCATTCCGATGTCAATCCATATCTGAAGTAGCATTCGCCTTCGCCTTTGGCTATCAGGCAACCTTTGTAGCAGCTCCCCGCAGCGTGTACCGCTTCGATCAGATGACCGTATTTGATTTCGATGGCCTCATGCCTTCCCGACTTGTAGAATCGGCTTTTCAAAAGCCTCAGGTCCTCTATCCGTTCACTGACATGAATGCCTGTAGTAGTTCCGTCCTTATGCATGAAAGCGCCTTGACCTTTAAAGGCGTAATAGAACTCCTTTTTTACAGGAATGTAGATTGCTCCGAATACCGGGCGACGGTTTTCGATCAGGGCGATATTGATCGCAAACTCATCCGTTTTTCCGATAAAGTCTTTTGTACCGTCAAGGGGATCCACAAGCCATATTCTTGAGGCCTTCAACCTTTCTTTCGTATCCAGGGTCTCTTCAGAAAGAATAGGAATATCCTCAAGGAGCTTAAGCGCCGCCCTGATTAGCTTGTCGGATGCCTTATCGGCTACCGTTACCGGCGTGTCGTCCTCTTTGCTTGATATCTTCAAGTCTGTTTTATAATAACTCATGATGATCTCTGAGGCGTTTTCACATATTTCTCTGATCTGCTCCACTGTCCATTTCATTCTCATACCTCGATCCACTGGTTTAACGATAAGGCGTAAATCATCTTTTCTTTCACAGGATGACCAAGTACGCTTTCAATAGCCTGGGCATAGATGTCGATTTGCTCCTTGTATCTTTTTACCAAAACGCCGGCTTCTTGAACACGGTCGCTTTTGTAATCGATCAGCACGATACCGTCCTCTTCGAGGAACATGGCGTCGACAATCCCCTGTACAAGTGTTTTTTCTCCGTTCTCAAACTCTTTTTCAAAGACAAAGGGTTGTTCTTTCCATACTTTCAGCGCACTGATCATACGCTGATAGACAGAACTGTTCCTAAATTCCTCGACATGCTTCTCTTCGATCAGTTCCACCATCTCCTCAGTGAGGACGTTTCTTTTTAGGAGCAGTTCAAGTACGGATTTTACGGGTTGCCTGTCTAGTGGCATATGTTCCATGATCAGATGGTAGACATTACCTCTTTCTAGTGCTTCCTCTTGTGTTTCAAAATAATGCGTCAAGGCTGTGATTCGCGGTGTGAACACGTTCTCGCTCGACTTATTCTTAAGTTCTGTTACAGAAAGCTTGGCAGGCAATCCATAAGAGTGTCCATCGAAAGGCACCATTTCCACAGCATCCACTTGCTCAAGCGCCAAACTCGCATTACCGAGTACTTCTTTACGCGTATTGAACTGCTTTGTGAGCAGCTCCGCCATCGGAACAATGCTAGTGGACCATGTATTCCCCTCAAAGGACATTCGCCTATCTGTTACGAGGTCCTCAGGCACTTCTCCTGTATGCATCAATATGCTCATGAACCAGTCGATGAATCTCGTCTGATTCGACAGCACGTAGTCATCCGGCGTATCCTGCCATTTTTCCACTGCCTTTTCGAATTTATTGATTACCGCGCAGACTTCAAGCCTATAGACAGCCCTTGTCATAGCCACATATAGGATTCTAACCTCTTCAAGAATCGTCTCTCTCCTTAAAACATTCTTAAGATGTACAAAAGGAAGGGTATCCCTTTGAATATGCCTTACAGGATCGATCCATTTCGTCGTCAGTCCCGTCTCCTGATGAAAGACGAGTTTTGACCGTATGTCCATCATATTGAAGTTCTTCGACATGCCAGCAAGTATCACCACTGGAAACTCAAGCCCTTTGGATTTATGGATGCTCATCACCCTGATCGCCTGTACGACATCCGTATTGTTGGCTTTTCCACCGTAACTGACCTTAGCTTCCTTCATCTGATCAAGATAATCGACAAAATGATGGATTCCGCTTTGTCTTTCCGTTTCGAACTGCTCCGCTTTTTCTATCAGGACATCCAGATGCTGTTTTCTTTTTTCGCCATCCTCCAGACCATTTACAAAATGGTAGTAGCCTGTCTCTGTTAGCGCATACCAGAGAAACTCGCTGATGGTGGTCCTGCTTTCTGCGCGCAAGTTTTCAATCAGCCTGAGGAAGCTCACGACCTTGCCCCTTAAAAGCTCCTCTTCGCCAGCCTGTCCGTACTCGAAGAGTGTGTCGTAATAGGACTTGTTATTAATCGTTCGTATCCTCGCAAGCTCCTCGTCGCTAAAACCGCCTATCGAGGAGCGCATCACAGAAAGCAGCGGGATATCCTGGTGCGCGTTGTCGATGATCCTTAACAGGTTGATGACTGTGGCTACCTCGATGATGTCGAAGTAGCTGTCCTCCTCGTCAACGATCACAGGAATCCCGTATTTTGAAAGTTCGTCACGCAGCTGCTGGGCTTTGCCTTTTATGCTTCTCATCAGAATGACGATATCCGAAAGTCTGATCGAACGCTTGGATTTTAGCTCGGTATCGTAGATCATCTCACCTTGAAGCGCTTTGACTCTCTCTTTGATCAGGTGGGCTTCCATCTGGATGGCATCGACTGCGATAGAATCGGATTTTTCATCATAATGGGCCAGGTTGAGTCTGGGCTTGGCAGCCTCCATAAAGTCGGTCCGGCCTGGAATCAGCCGTCCATCCTCCTTGTAGGCTATTCCGCCGAATCCCTTGGTCAAAAGTGTATCGAATAGGGTATTTATCCCTATCAGCACGTCCTTATGCGACCTGAAATTCATGTTCAGATCGACCCTATGCCCCAGAGGATGGGAGGGATACTCGTCGAATTTCTCCAAGAACAGCCCGGGTTCAGCCATCCTGAAGCGGTAGATGCTCTGCTTCACATCTCCAACCAGAAACAGATTGTTGTCCCGTTTGATCAGTGAAGCGATTTCTTCCTGCACCCTGTTCGAATCCTGATACTCGTCAATGAAGATATAGTCGAACTTGTTTCTGTACATGTCTGCGACTTCTTTACTGTTTAGGACCTTGATCGCATATTGCTCCAAGTCGTTGAAATCGAGTAGGTTATCCTCGCGCTTGGCTATTTCATACTCCCTCGCAAAAGAGGATACAAGATCCACCAGGGTCTCAAGATGAGGCGCCATTTGATTCAAGTCTTCCATATATGCATCGAGCGACTTGGCAAAATAGTTCTCCTGCATCTTCTTGATCGCTTTCTTCACCCCGTCACGGCAGTTTTTCACCTTTGCGACGAGCTTGATATCCACAAGCTCCTTGTTGGCCTTTTTTATGGTCTTGAGCCGTACAAACGCAATCTGGTTGATCGCATCCGAAACCTGGTCATAGCTCTTATGAGAAAGGCCGTCCAGACAGCTGTCAATGGAATCCAAGTCGCTTGACAGGGTCTCTGAATAATCTTCAGGTCCACCGGGCTCTAGGCAGATGCCATGGGCGCTTTCCAGCTGTTTTCTAAACAGGGTCAGCGTTTCAAGCACGTTTTCCTTTATCGCCTTGACATAAGGTATCTCCTCAGCACTTTCGCCGCTTACCTTCAGTGTACCGACGCAAGCGTCGAGCCACTCTTCAGGGTAAGGGTGCGCTCTTGAAAAATCATAGATGCGTTTCACGAACTCTTTTAAAAGGTCGTCTGACCTATGGCTGGAATAGATGCCGAGCACACTCTCAAAGGCTTCATCCATCACTTCATAGGCATTGTCGAAGACAAGGTCCATGGCATCCTTTTGCTTCAGCTCCAAGACCTGCTGGTTTCCTATGATGAAATTCGGGTCGATATCCAGGTGAAAAAAGTTCTGCCTGATCACCTCTTTGCAAAAACTATGCAGCGTGGAGATATTGGCCTGCTGAATACTCTGAATCTGTTCGCTGATGAATTTCGCGTCTTCACTTCTTTCGCTCAAAAGCGACATCAGCCGTTTGGCGATACGCTCCCTCATCTCAGCCGCTGCGGCATTCGTAAAGGTAACGATTAAAAAGGAAGTGAGCGGTCTCTTGTTTTCAATCACCAGATTAAGGATACGTTCCACGAGAACCGCTGTTTTTCCTGAACCGGCCGAAGCAGACACCAAGATATTCAGATTTCGGGTATCAATTGCTTGAGCTTGTTCATTTGTCCATTTCACAATCGATGACTCCTTTCATTTCTTCCAGTGCGCTGCCTTTATCACGTTTAGGAATTCGTTTGAAGTCCTCATCGTGCTTCTTCTCATCAAATTGGCAGATACTCCTGAACTCGCACCAGTCACAAGCTGTTTTCTGGCTTTCCTTTACGGGCCTGATGCCGATTTCACCAGAATAGAGGGTAGTAGCGATCTCTTTCGCCTTTTCTTTTGCATAGTTCATCACAAGCTCAAGTTCGTCGGGTTCCAGTAGATGGTCCGCATCTCCTAGCTCGCCGCTGGCTTTCAGTTTTGCGTTGACGACCTTGGATTTCCCTGTCTCTTCGATGCTTCTGTCCGATTGAAGGATCAGATCCATATCTTTTATGCATACGCCATCCATTTTGAAAGCTTCTAAAAGTTGTTCCTTCAAGTCGGCGGGGTCGAAAATGACATCCGTTTCGATCATCGGTTCAGTGACCCTAAAGTAAAAGGCTCCAAAAGGGTTCGCCTGAGCACCTGTGATGACCTTGGCATGGCTTGTGGCCACATCAAGATAGAGCATCAGCTGCAGACTAAGTCCTTCATAGACATCGCCTAAATTAAGCTTTTGTTGTCCGGACTTGTAGTCGATGATTCTTAGGTAATCTCCCGTTTTGGTCTTCACGATATCCAGCCTGTCGATCTTGCCTTCAAGGAGAATTCTCTTTCCGTCCTCGGTTTCGAGCACAAGAGGAGGCGCATCGACTTCAAGTCCTACACCAAAACTCAGTTCATTCATCACATTGCTGAAATTCCCAAGATTGATCTGATCCGCAATGTGACCGATACCTTCTATAAGTACACCTTTAAGGCGCTTTGCATAATACTTGTTCTTGGGACTAAGTCCAAATCTCATTTTCTGATCAATGACCGATTCGAAAATCGACTCAAAAGCCTCTTTCCAATCTTCGTCGACAATGACCTCTTTGTTCAGCTTCTGAATGTGGTTCATCACCAGTTCGATCACTTCGTGGAAGAGGTCGCCGATATCAAGACTTGACAGCTCAGGCGTTTCCCTTGTGGTAGGTTTAAGCGCATACCTTGTAAAATGCTGAAACGGGCATCTTGAAAAGCTCTCAAGCCTCGTGACGCTCGTCTTCACGTAATCGCCATACAGGTTCCCGATCAGTTCTTCAGGAATTTTATGAGCCAAATTGTGATGGTGCATGCCTGCGAAAAATGCGTTTACAATGCGCAGGTAACGTTCTTCAGACAAGAGGCCCTTGACAGCTGCAAGCGCCTGAGTGTCGACCGTCTCACCTTTTTTAAGAAGCTTCAGCACCTTATTCACCAGCGGCAATGCCAAGCCATGTTCCCTAAGCGTCTCAATCGAAGTGTCAAAGCACCCGACAGGACCAGCTGATTTTTTTAGCTGTTCAAACCATAAGGAGGCTTTTGTCTCGACACCTTCCGACGAATGGGCGCTGTGGCTCCATGTAACGTGTTCTGTGGCTTTCAGTGTGTTCTCATAGGTCTTGAACACTTCTTCATCGAACTGGTAAAGTGTCGAACGCATCTTGGTGATTCCCTGGTCCACTAAAAAATGAATCTCCTCATCGTTGAAAAGTCCGGCACCATCCACCCTGCTCGGGATCACTCCGTCGTTGAGGCCGATGACATATAGCCTTTTCACCGCGCTGAGACGGGTTCGTTTGATGTTGCCGAAGGTCACAAAGTCTTGCTCTGGAGGAATGATTCCTATCTCATAGGACTCAAATCCAAGTTTGAGCAGATCGTAGAAGCCTCTAATCTCAAGCGAGCTGTTTTGACCCAGACTGTGTATCTGGTACAAGACATGGTCGATGATGTTATGGATCTGGGCTAGTTCCTCTGCTTCCTCGAATTTACGGGCTTCTCTTTTTTCATCGACATCCACAGCCAGCTTCTCAAACACCTTGAGTCTATGTAGATATCCTTTGAGTGCGAATACCATTTCAGAGGCATCGACAGCTGTTTTCAAGTCGTCCTTGAGGCTTATGAGGATGCCGATCGAGTTTTCCCTGATTGCCTCAAGCTCTAAGTTATCACAGTTCTCCCAAGTGCTCAGCCAGGCTCTTCCCCTGGTGCCTCTTGAAAGAACGTAGTTCTCCATTTCACATAGGTCGTCGTACGCGATATTGTAGAATCCTGTCTTTAATACCTTCATGACTTCTTTGGTGCTAAATCCTGTCATGATCGCACGAACGCTGGTTAAGACAAAATCAATCGCATAGTGGCTGAGTGCGGGTCTTTTCCTATCGATAAAACATGGGACACCGTATTGTTCAAAGATCCTTTTGGCGGTCGACTGATAACTGTTCAAATCGTTTGTAAGAATGGCCATCTCATGCCACTTGAGTTTGGATCCCTGAAAATGCTTGATCATGTCTATCACGACACCTTCAAGCTCCTCTTGCTTGTCCGTGGCTGTGATGAGGCTCTGTCCCGTTGACCCTACATGGGGCTGATAATCGAAAATATTCCTGAAGGCTTTGGCGCCCTCCGGGATATCGCTCACATCCCTTACCTCTGTGATGGTCAGCCCGTCTCCTGTAAAGCGTTTGACAAGTGTTTCGCGCAGCCGTTTCGGGTATCTGTTGGTGACACTCTCTGTGCGATCGTCCACTAGGCGCACCGTCAGATTTTCCACCTGATGTCCCAGCACACAAAGCAAATTGACTTCCTGGGAGGTCATGCTCGAAAAGCCTTCTACGACGATATTGACACCCTTATAGACCTCGTTCTGTTCAAGGTATTCCACCACTTTCTCCACAAGCGAGTCCTCATCCATCAGCTGTTCGTCAAAAGCGTTCAGATACGCTTCATAGACAAGTGCCAGCTCCTTCATTTTAAGCTTGAAAATTGGTTGGCTGTCGTCCATCATCTTGATGATGGCGTTTAAGAACTGCATGTTCACCGCATTCTGCCGTAGCTCAGCGACCGTATCCGCAAGGTCGTCCAGAAACCCTTTGACATGGTAGGACTTCTTATAGATGACCAGTTCGTCCTTGAGCTTGTCCAGGATATGCTTTAAGAGCATTTTCTTACCCAGTTCTGAAAGGGGTACGACCTCTTTTAGCCCCATCTGCTCTGAGACCCTATGGATCAGTCTTTTGAAACTAAGCACTTCAATATGAAACAAACCCTTGACATCAAGGGCTTTGAGCAAGTCTTTCTCCGCTTGCAAGGTATATTGCTCAGGAACGATCACAAGCGCTTTATCATTCACTGCATTCAGTAATTTTATGTTGGATAGGTCGTATTGGGTTTCGCCCAGTACAACCGTTGAGGTAATCAATTTGATCATATCTATTTCCTTTTATTTTCAACAAGGTGTCTTTTGACCTGTCCGGAAACCACAAACATCACGAGGTTCAGTGCGAAACTAAGGGCAAGAATCACGATGGCCATTTCCATGAAGAAGGACTCAGGAAGCATCTGAATCAGAACATCCGTGCGAGGATCCAAAAGCCATAAGTCGTTTGAAAAGAACAGTTCATGGAAGACTACAAAATACCTGCTGAAGTCCGAAGCGACTAGGATGCCGACAGCCGCGACAAGCACCACAGAACCGTATAGTCCGTAGTGCGAGAGTTTGACAAAATAGGTCGCCAGTTTTTTCTCCTTTGCCGAAGCGTAGGCCGCTGTAAGGAGTAGAATAAGATAGACGACACCTGCATACCTCAAGCCATCAAAAATTAGTTTGACGTCTTTCATATGTGCGATCTCGCGATCGCCGTAGATCATTTCGGTTTTTCCGTGTATTGTCACTTCATGATTCAAGGTCTTATACCTGCCGACCACATATCCTGACAACCTGTCGATCACCTCAGGCATGTCCTCTCTCGTGATTCCAGTGGCCTCATAAATATTGTTTTTTTCATATTGATAGGTGTAAAACCCTTTCGAACTCGCCATCAACAGCGTCATGACCATAATGACGACGACCGGGAAAAGCACCCAGCTCAAACCTTTTAAAACTCTCATCCCCTACCTCCTATTATCCTTCTATCTGTTCTTCCATTATACCTCAATCCACTTGAAAAACATTAAAATATAAGAGCTATTCTCAAGTTTCCTAAAGAATAGCCCTTTATCTAGCCTAGTGATTCAATTAGTTTTTCAATATGACCTTTCACACTTACTTTTCGATGAATTTGAAGCAGTTTTCCCTGCTCATCGATCACAAAGGTGGAACGCTCGGTTCCCATATACTCTTTGCCATAGTTTTTCTTGAGCACCCAGACTCCATAGGCTTCTTGTACTTTAAGTTCCTCGTCGCTCAGAAGCTCGAACGGCAGCTCATACTTTGCGATGAAGTTACCGTGCGATTTCAAACTGTCCTTTGAAACGCCAAGGATCACTACACCTGCCTTTTCAAAGACCTCGATATGGTCTCTAAAGTCACAGGCTTGGGTTGTGCACCCAGGGGTGTTGTCCTTCGGATAAAAGTATAGGATCACCTTTTTCCCTCTAAAGCTACTTAAAACGACTTCTTTACCGCTTGCCGCAGGCAAAGAAAAATCCGGTGCTAAATCACCTATTTGTAATGACGGCATCTCTTCCTCCTTTTCAACATTACTCTTCTGCGCTATCTATCATCTCTTGTGTTTCCTCTAAATATTCATCGATCACGTTTTGGACTTCAGAGTCCTTTATGACAATCGATATCTCAATACGCCTGTTTTTCGCGTATGCTTCCTCGCTAGTACCCGTATCAATGGGTCTGAACTCAGAATATGCGGAGGAAGCGAAGTATTTTCCGTACTCGCTCTCAAGCTCCCTATCTGTGGACAGCATATAATTTACAACAGCCCCCGAGCGGTTTGCCGATAGTGAACGGTTGTAATCCGCATCGGCTCTTTCATCGGTATGCCCCTGTATGATGATCGATTCGATGTTTAACCTGGTCGTTTCATCATCCAGTACGGATTTGAACGCTTCAGCCAGTTTGTTCAAGAGCTCCTTTCCGCTGGGCTTTACCACGGCCGAATTGAAATCGAAAACTAGACCCTCATTGATGATGATGTTTCCCGCATCGCTGATGGTCACTAGCGGCTGTCCCTGAGCGTTGGTTTTACCAAGTGCCGCCTCAACACTGTCTTTCACCTTTCCAAGTACATCCAATCTGAGTACCGCGATCCCTTGAAGCTTGGATCTTAACTCGCCAAGCTCCCGATTGCTTTCTGCAATGATTTGCCTTTGCTCATCTACTTCCTGTTCGGATAACTTAAGGGCGATCTGCCCGATCTCTATTTCAGCCATCGTATCTGCGAGTTCATCTTCTAAAAGTCTTAATTGATTCTCCGCCTGACTGATCTCCGCTCTTGAAGACTCCAGACGGTCTTGGGTATCCATGAGTTGCTTTCTCGAATACTCAAGGTTGTTTCCAGTAACGATATTTTGAATAAAGGCGATAATCACTAGAATGAAAAGTATGAGTACAAAAGTGGAGATCAGATCGGTGAAGGACGGCCAGAAGTTCTCTGCCGCTTCTTCAACGGTGAAGTTACGTCTTCTGCTCTTCATATCTACACCCCCTACTCATCTTTAGCTAGTTCTTTGAGTGTTTTTGTCAGGTCCTTGATCGAATCATAACCACTTGCCATCCTCTCGGTCTGATGCGTCATCTCTTGAGTAAAATCACTGAATCCAAGGCTCATCCTCTGCACGTTGTCTTTGAGGTGATGGTTGAACTCCCTAAAGTCCCTCGCACTTTCAGCAAAGACCTTAAGAGAAAGATCGAAGCTTGTGATAGTCTCCTGAAAAGCCTCTGCGGTAGCGGCCATTTCACCCGTCACCCCATACAGCCTGTCGACAAGCGTGTCTGTAAGAACCTTCATCGCCTCGACAGTGACCGTATCACCGCCGCCAAAACTTACCGCAGCACCCGAGAACGACGTTCCGCTGACGGTTCGGTACTCTCGTACATCTTTGAACACATCGTTATCCAGGTATTCCTCAAGATGAACCATAAGATTGACTCTTCGCTGCGAGGCGTTGAAGAAGAGGTTGAATAGTGTCATCACGATCGATGCGCTAATACCGAATAATGAAGTAACAAAAGCGACAGACATTCCGGACATCGCGCTGATAAGACTCTGAGTGATCGACGAATCGACCGACAGGGCATTACCGACATCCTTTGCGAGTAAGTTGACCAGTTGACCTATCGACATCGTCAGTCCGAAGAAGGTACCTACCAGTCCAAGGATGATCATCAGGCTCACCGACGTTTTGACATACCGCTCACCAAGC is part of the Fusibacter sp. A1 genome and harbors:
- a CDS encoding OmpA family protein; amino-acid sequence: MKSRRRNFTVEEAAENFWPSFTDLISTFVLILFILVIIAFIQNIVTGNNLEYSRKQLMDTQDRLESSRAEISQAENQLRLLEDELADTMAEIEIGQIALKLSEQEVDEQRQIIAESNRELGELRSKLQGIAVLRLDVLGKVKDSVEAALGKTNAQGQPLVTISDAGNIIINEGLVFDFNSAVVKPSGKELLNKLAEAFKSVLDDETTRLNIESIIIQGHTDERADADYNRSLSANRSGAVVNYMLSTDRELESEYGKYFASSAYSEFRPIDTGTSEEAYAKNRRIEISIVIKDSEVQNVIDEYLEETQEMIDSAEE
- a CDS encoding PD-(D/E)XK nuclease family protein codes for the protein MIKLITSTVVLGETQYDLSNIKLLNAVNDKALVIVPEQYTLQAEKDLLKALDVKGLFHIEVLSFKRLIHRVSEQMGLKEVVPLSELGKKMLLKHILDKLKDELVIYKKSYHVKGFLDDLADTVAELRQNAVNMQFLNAIIKMMDDSQPIFKLKMKELALVYEAYLNAFDEQLMDEDSLVEKVVEYLEQNEVYKGVNIVVEGFSSMTSQEVNLLCVLGHQVENLTVRLVDDRTESVTNRYPKRLRETLVKRFTGDGLTITEVRDVSDIPEGAKAFRNIFDYQPHVGSTGQSLITATDKQEELEGVVIDMIKHFQGSKLKWHEMAILTNDLNSYQSTAKRIFEQYGVPCFIDRKRPALSHYAIDFVLTSVRAIMTGFSTKEVMKVLKTGFYNIAYDDLCEMENYVLSRGTRGRAWLSTWENCDNLELEAIRENSIGILISLKDDLKTAVDASEMVFALKGYLHRLKVFEKLAVDVDEKREARKFEEAEELAQIHNIIDHVLYQIHSLGQNSSLEIRGFYDLLKLGFESYEIGIIPPEQDFVTFGNIKRTRLSAVKRLYVIGLNDGVIPSRVDGAGLFNDEEIHFLVDQGITKMRSTLYQFDEEVFKTYENTLKATEHVTWSHSAHSSEGVETKASLWFEQLKKSAGPVGCFDTSIETLREHGLALPLVNKVLKLLKKGETVDTQALAAVKGLLSEERYLRIVNAFFAGMHHHNLAHKIPEELIGNLYGDYVKTSVTRLESFSRCPFQHFTRYALKPTTRETPELSSLDIGDLFHEVIELVMNHIQKLNKEVIVDEDWKEAFESIFESVIDQKMRFGLSPKNKYYAKRLKGVLIEGIGHIADQINLGNFSNVMNELSFGVGLEVDAPPLVLETEDGKRILLEGKIDRLDIVKTKTGDYLRIIDYKSGQQKLNLGDVYEGLSLQLMLYLDVATSHAKVITGAQANPFGAFYFRVTEPMIETDVIFDPADLKEQLLEAFKMDGVCIKDMDLILQSDRSIEETGKSKVVNAKLKASGELGDADHLLEPDELELVMNYAKEKAKEIATTLYSGEIGIRPVKESQKTACDWCEFRSICQFDEKKHDEDFKRIPKRDKGSALEEMKGVIDCEMDK
- a CDS encoding TIGR01906 family membrane protein; this translates as MRVLKGLSWVLFPVVVIMVMTLLMASSKGFYTYQYEKNNIYEATGITREDMPEVIDRLSGYVVGRYKTLNHEVTIHGKTEMIYGDREIAHMKDVKLIFDGLRYAGVVYLILLLTAAYASAKEKKLATYFVKLSHYGLYGSVVLVAAVGILVASDFSRYFVVFHELFFSNDLWLLDPRTDVLIQMLPESFFMEMAIVILALSFALNLVMFVVSGQVKRHLVENKRK
- a CDS encoding 3'(2'),5'-bisphosphate nucleotidase CysQ; the protein is MKWTVEQIREICENASEIIMSYYKTDLKISSKEDDTPVTVADKASDKLIRAALKLLEDIPILSEETLDTKERLKASRIWLVDPLDGTKDFIGKTDEFAINIALIENRRPVFGAIYIPVKKEFYYAFKGQGAFMHKDGTTTGIHVSERIEDLRLLKSRFYKSGRHEAIEIKYGHLIEAVHAAGSCYKGCLIAKGEGECYFRYGLTSEWDTAPMDLIVHEAGGIVRQMDGTLFEYNREDTINRIGFYVVNNKKNILDAQERL
- a CDS encoding MotA/TolQ/ExbB proton channel family protein, whose protein sequence is MFRQFIDTILNLNVVGLTIVIIIVGLLIAAFTINIFVVLGYRRMLRDLSSEKNRQGRLFEHKILNNITSDYLKAGKEHSGEVNTQAIIEKHFDMEMKVSQLGERYVKTSVSLMIILGLVGTFFGLTMSIGQLVNLLAKDVGNALSVDSSITQSLISAMSGMSVAFVTSLFGISASIVMTLFNLFFNASQRRVNLMVHLEEYLDNDVFKDVREYRTVSGTSFSGAAVSFGGGDTVTVEAMKVLTDTLVDRLYGVTGEMAATAEAFQETITSFDLSLKVFAESARDFREFNHHLKDNVQRMSLGFSDFTQEMTHQTERMASGYDSIKDLTKTLKELAKDE
- the addA gene encoding helicase-exonuclease AddAB subunit AddA, with the translated sequence MKWTNEQAQAIDTRNLNILVSASAGSGKTAVLVERILNLVIENKRPLTSFLIVTFTNAAAAEMRERIAKRLMSLLSERSEDAKFISEQIQSIQQANISTLHSFCKEVIRQNFFHLDIDPNFIIGNQQVLELKQKDAMDLVFDNAYEVMDEAFESVLGIYSSHRSDDLLKEFVKRIYDFSRAHPYPEEWLDACVGTLKVSGESAEEIPYVKAIKENVLETLTLFRKQLESAHGICLEPGGPEDYSETLSSDLDSIDSCLDGLSHKSYDQVSDAINQIAFVRLKTIKKANKELVDIKLVAKVKNCRDGVKKAIKKMQENYFAKSLDAYMEDLNQMAPHLETLVDLVSSFAREYEIAKREDNLLDFNDLEQYAIKVLNSKEVADMYRNKFDYIFIDEYQDSNRVQEEIASLIKRDNNLFLVGDVKQSIYRFRMAEPGLFLEKFDEYPSHPLGHRVDLNMNFRSHKDVLIGINTLFDTLLTKGFGGIAYKEDGRLIPGRTDFMEAAKPRLNLAHYDEKSDSIAVDAIQMEAHLIKERVKALQGEMIYDTELKSKRSIRLSDIVILMRSIKGKAQQLRDELSKYGIPVIVDEEDSYFDIIEVATVINLLRIIDNAHQDIPLLSVMRSSIGGFSDEELARIRTINNKSYYDTLFEYGQAGEEELLRGKVVSFLRLIENLRAESRTTISEFLWYALTETGYYHFVNGLEDGEKRKQHLDVLIEKAEQFETERQSGIHHFVDYLDQMKEAKVSYGGKANNTDVVQAIRVMSIHKSKGLEFPVVILAGMSKNFNMMDIRSKLVFHQETGLTTKWIDPVRHIQRDTLPFVHLKNVLRRETILEEVRILYVAMTRAVYRLEVCAVINKFEKAVEKWQDTPDDYVLSNQTRFIDWFMSILMHTGEVPEDLVTDRRMSFEGNTWSTSIVPMAELLTKQFNTRKEVLGNASLALEQVDAVEMVPFDGHSYGLPAKLSVTELKNKSSENVFTPRITALTHYFETQEEALERGNVYHLIMEHMPLDRQPVKSVLELLLKRNVLTEEMVELIEEKHVEEFRNSSVYQRMISALKVWKEQPFVFEKEFENGEKTLVQGIVDAMFLEEDGIVLIDYKSDRVQEAGVLVKRYKEQIDIYAQAIESVLGHPVKEKMIYALSLNQWIEV
- the bcp gene encoding thioredoxin-dependent thiol peroxidase, with product MPSLQIGDLAPDFSLPAASGKEVVLSSFRGKKVILYFYPKDNTPGCTTQACDFRDHIEVFEKAGVVILGVSKDSLKSHGNFIAKYELPFELLSDEELKVQEAYGVWVLKKNYGKEYMGTERSTFVIDEQGKLLQIHRKVSVKGHIEKLIESLG